In Carya illinoinensis cultivar Pawnee chromosome 7, C.illinoinensisPawnee_v1, whole genome shotgun sequence, the following are encoded in one genomic region:
- the LOC122316117 gene encoding uncharacterized protein LOC122316117 codes for MESRLKGGSSYLDPLSSVWKILWKLPTIPAVRMFMWKACNEALPTMANLMRRHIATDSQQLQEEELMEVAVICHSLWTGRNGFIHGKGFMHPNQVLSKAFDEIEAYKSSQNHQGSCPTSHGEGLASVWIQPPAGYYKLNWDIAINTTWGLVGIGAILRDHMGRSIGTLQARRELNLNLFSGEAYALMMVEGDAVQVIRLLSGSSLDCSYAGLIVEDAKRELNTFANWSAIHTRREGNKAAHTLARNALTLSDDLLELELTPVCIQQIVRSELFVMSF; via the exons ATGGAGTCCAGACTAAAGGGGGGGTCCTCATACCTTGATCCACTTTCTAGTGTTTGGAAAATTCTGTGGAAGCTACCAACTATCCCAGCAGTCAGAATGTTCATGTGGAAAGCATGTAATGAGGCCTTGCCCACCATGGCAAACTTGATGAGAAGACACATTGCCACAGACAG TCAACAACTACAAGAGGAGGAGCTAATGGAGGTGGCAGTAATATGTCATTCTCTATGGACTGGAAGAAATGGATTCATTCATGGGAAGGGCTTCATGCACCCAAACCAGGTTCTAAGCAAAGCCTTTGATGAAATAGAGGCTTACAAGTCTAGCCAGAACCACCAAGGCTCCTGTCCAACCAGTCATGGTGAGGGGTTAGCTAGTGTCTGGATCCAACCCCCTGCAGGCTACTACAAGTTGAACTGGGATATAGCCATCAACACTACTTGGGGACTAGTGGGGATTGGTGCCATTTTGAGAGATCATATGGGCAGAAGCATCGGTACTCTTCAGGCTAGGAGGGAGCTGAATTTGAATCTTTTTAGTGGGGAAGCTTATGCCTTAATGATGG TCGAGGGAGATGCTGTACAAGTCATCAGGCTTCTTAGTGGCAGTTCCCTTGACTGCAGTTATGCTGGATTGATAGTGGAAGATGCCAAGAGGGAACTGAACACCTTTGCTAACTGGTCGGCAATTCACACAAGGAGGGAAGGCAACAAGGCAGCCCATACTCTGGCCAGAAATGCTCTCACACTTTCTGATGATTTGTTAGAACTTGAACTTACACCAGTTTGTATTCAACAGATTGTAAGAAGTGAATTGTTTGTAATGTCTTTTTAA
- the LOC122315008 gene encoding S-adenosyl-L-methionine:benzoic acid/salicylic acid carboxyl methyltransferase 1-like, which translates to MEVVKVLHMNGGMGDTSYANNSLVQQKVISMTKPITEDAITQLYCSTLPKSLVIADLGCSSGPNTLFVVSELIKVVNQLRQKLRHQSPEYQVFLNDLPGNDFNTIFKSLPSFQKKMSSQLGAGAGPCFFAGVPGSFYGRLFQSKTLHFVHSSYSLQWLSKVPEQLESNKGNIYMARTSPPSVLRAYHAQFQQDFSMFLKCRAEELVLSGRMVLTLLGRRSEDPSSKECCYIWELLALVLNEMVSEGFIEEEKMDSFNIPQYTPSPSEVKSEVLKEGSFSIACLEVSEVNWNIYSNDGGYNVAQCMRAVAEPLLVSHFGEAIIEEVFSRYREILSDRISKENTRFVNVIVSLIKKE; encoded by the exons atggaagttGTAAAGGTGCTGCACATGAATGGAGGAATGGGAGACACAAGTTACGCAAATAACTCCCTAGTTCAG CAAAAGGTCATATCCATGACCAAGCCCATTACAGAGGATGCCATTACCCAACTCTACTGCAGCACGTTGCCAAAGAGCCTAGTGATCGCAGACTTGGGTTGTTCTTCCGGACCAAATACTTTGTTCGTGgtttctgaacttatcaaggtaGTGAACCAACTTCGCCAAAAACTAAGGCATCAATCACCCGAATATCAAGTGTTCTTGAACGACCTACCGGGAAATGACTTCAATACAATTTTCAAGTCGTTGCCAAGCTTCCAGAAAAAAATGAGCAGTCAATTGGGAGCTGGTGCTGGTCCATGCTTCTTTGCAGGTGTTCCTGGTTCTTTCTACGGCAGGCTTTTCCAGAGCAAAACTCTGCATTTTGTCCATTCTTCTTATAGCCTCCAATGGTTATCTAAG GTTCCCGAGCAGCTGGAGAGCAACAAAGGGAACATTTACATGGCACGGACAAGCCCCCCAAGCGTACTAAGGGCTTACCATGCACAGTTTCAACAAGATTTCTCAATGTTTTTGAAGTGTCGTGCAGAGGAGTTGGTGTTAAGCGGGCGAATGGTTTTGACACTTTTGGGAAGAAGAAGCGAAGATCCGTCTAGCAAAGAGTGTTGTTACATATGGGAACTTTTGGCTCTTGTACTCAATGAAATGGTCTCCGAG GGATttatagaagaagaaaaaatggatTCTTTCAACATTCCTCAGTATACACCATCTCCATCAGAAGTGAAATCTGAAGTTCTGAAAGAAGGATCCTTCTCCATTGCTTGCCTAGAGGTATCTGAAGTGAATTGGAACATTTATAGCAATGATGGTGGTTATAATGTTGCACAGTGCATGAGAGCCGTGGCTGAACCCTTACTTGTTAGTCACTTTGGAGAAGCAATCATTGAGGAGGTTTTCAGTAGGTATAGGGAAATTCTTTCTGATCGGATTTCAAAAGAGAACACTCGTTTTGTCAACGTGATTGTTTCCCTGATAAAAAAGGAATGA